Within the Gloeobacter kilaueensis JS1 genome, the region TGTCCATTCCTCCACACACACTACGCGCACACGAACCTATGAACCTCGTACAACCGCTCGCCGTCCCTTCCCGCCTGCAGACGCCCAGGATGACCGACATCCTTGAACTGGGTCAGATGCTCGGGCCTGCCATCTGGAACCTGCGCCGCTTCTGGTGTCCGGTCGGCCCCACATTCTCTCATTGGTGGGACGCTCTGCACGAGCTGGGCCACTTCGCTGTCAAGCCCGATGGCTACATCGCTGTCTGGGCGAAGCATGGCAATCCCGGCGGTGTGCCGAACATGAACTGGATCCGCACCGAGGCGGGTGTGCGTCTTCTGCCCAATCACTCTCCCCTGGATCCAACGCCCGACGAGTGGGGAGTGCGGGCCTGGTGTCTGCAGGTGCTCACTGCCTTCGACTGGAAGAACCCGGTCAACTCGGCTGAGTGGAGCGAGGCGAGCGATCGGGAGCAGGACCGAACGGGCTTGTGGAATCCGCGCCTCACCACCAATCCGCGCAACCCCTTCGCCCCCAGTGGCTACCGGCAGTTGGAATTGATGGGCATCGACGTAGCCGGCGGGCAGTTTCGCCCGACTGTGGAAGTGATGAGCGCCGGGTGGCAGTTGGGCCTCACCTGGCAACTGCCATCGGCAGAGTAGACATAGCCTTTCTGCGGTCGAGAGCGGTAATCATCGCCTCCCGCGCCCTGCCGCACCCTGCCGGACACAGTTCGGTACGGAATTGGTACGGTATTTTTGCAATTTCCGCTGTAATGCAGTCACCGCAAAGGTTTCAGACGATGGAAATCCTCGTTTACACCGAGGATGTCGGGGGTTCGAGTCCCTCATTGCCCATATTACCTAAAGCCGCTCAGCAGGCGGCTTCCATTGTCTTGGGGCAAGGATTTCCGGCTTCTCTAATTATCTGTTGTGCTGTGTCCATTCGCACTCACTCGCATTCAAAAATCCTGATTCGTGGGCTAAATTGGTGCGAAATTTGGTGCAATGGGCCGGAGGAAGACACCCGCAGGCACCGTGGCGGTATTACCTGTCACTGGTGGGACGCCCTGCACGAGTTGGGCCACTTTGCTATCAAACCCGATGGCTACATCGCTGTCTGGGCAAAGCATGGTAATCCCGGCTGTGTGCCCAACATGAACTGGATCCACACCGAGGCGGGGGTGCGGCTGTTGCCCAACCACTCCCCGCTGGACCCGACGCCTGACGAGTGGGGAGTGCGGGCCTGGTGCCTGCAGGTGCTTTCTACCTTCGACTGGAAGAACCCGGTGAACACATCTCAGTGGGGTGAAGCGAGCGATCGGGAGCAGGACAGAGCGGGCTTGTGGAATCTGCGCCTCACGCAATCCGCGCAATCCCTTCGCCCCCAGTGGCTACCAGCAGCTCGTGCTGATGGGCATCGAGGTGGCCGCCGGGCAGTTCCAGTCAACGGTGGAGGTGATGAGCGCAGGCTGGCAGTTGGGCCTCACCTGGCAACTGCCATCAGCAGAGTAGACATAGCCAACGAGCGGTTGAGAGCCACCGGCCTCCCGCAACTGGCGCACAGCCCATGCCTGCGCCATGGTGCGAGCTTTCAGCTGTTCCGTGATGGCACAACTATGCTGGAACAAAGCCGAGGCCGGAGGCAGCGCGGGAGTCTACTTATGCAGGCATTCATGTTCACAGCGATTGTGGGAGCGGATAGGTGCGTGCAACTGCCGGGGGAAGTGCCCGAGGGGCAGGCTGAGATCGTCGTGTTGGTGCGCCCTGCCACTGGGCCAAAAGATGCACAGGTTTTGCAGGAGTGCCTAGACGAATTGGAGCACAGCAAACTGCCGCGCAGATCAAAAGAGGAGATCGACCAGAGCCTTGAACTCGAGCGCAACAGTTGGGACTGAGCGGTGGCGAAGATCTACCACGTTTGTTTTTTCAGTGACGCTATTGCTGGGCCGGGTTCTCAAGCGGCTGGCCCTGGGGCAGAGGGCGCGTAAAGCGGCGGGTGAACCAGGTTTGCCAGTCATCGATGTAAGTAAAGAGCACCGGGATGACGACCAGGGTGAGCAGGGTGGAGGTGAACAGGCCGCCTACGACGGCGACGGCCATGGGAGAGCGAAATTCGGACCCGGCTCCGATCCCGAGGGCGATGGGCAGCATTCCCGCAATCATGGCAATCGTCGTCATCAAGATGGGCTGCAGGCGATCGATGCCCGCCTCCAGCAGCGCCTGCTTGCGAGAAAGACCTTCCTGGTTGCGCAGGACCAGGGTGTACTCCACCAGCAGAATTGAGTTTTTGGTAACGATGCCCATGAGCATCAAGATGCCGATCAGGGCCGGTAAGACCAGGGCTTTGCCGGAGACGAGAAGACCGATGAGTGCCCCGCCGATCGAGAGGGGCAGGGCCGCCATGATCGTGAGCGGATGGAAGAAGTTGCCAAACAGGAGCACCAGCACCGCGTAGATGAGCAGCACCCCGAAGCCAAGAGCGGTGCCGAAGCGGGCGGAGACTTGATCTTGAAGATCGACGTCCCCTGAACGCACCAGCCGCACCGAGTCGGGCAGGTGCTCCATCACGGGTAGCGCGTAGATGCGCTTCAGGGCAGGCCCGAGCTGAAGGCCGTCGAGGTTGGCCTCGATCGAGATCTGCCGGGAGCGGTCGTAGCGGTCGATCTGGGCGCTGCCACTGCCGACGCTGACCTCGGCGACGGTCTCAAGGGGCACACTGCGCCCGGCGGCTGTGTCAAGGCGCAGGTTGCGGATCACCTGCAGGTCGTTGCGGTAGCGCGGGTCGAGCTGGACGCGAATCGGGATCTGGCGCTCGCCCAGGTTGAACTTCGCCAGGTTGGCGTCGATGTCGCCCAGGGTGGCAATCTTAGCGGTCAGACCAATCTGCTGCACCGAGACGCCCAGATCGGCGGCCTTTGAAAAGCGCGGTTGAATCAGCAGTTCCGGTCGCAGCAGGCTCGCGGTGCTGCTCACGTTCGCCAGACCCGGCAGAGTCCGCATCTGGCTGTTGAGTTGCTCGGCGGTGTGCTCGAGGATAGCCCTATCCTCGCTCGTGAGGATGATCGAGACTTCCTTGCCACCGCGAAAACCCACCGAAAAGCTCAACCGCGCCCCCGGCACACCGGCCAGCAGAGGCCGGATCGCCTTCTCGAACTGCTGCTGCGATAACTGGCGCTCGTCTCGGGGCTTGAGGTTGATAAAGAGCGTCGCAAGGCGCACCTCCCCTTGATCGCCCACCGAGTAGAAGATGTCCCTGACCTCGGGCCGCCTGCCCAGGGTACGCACGAGGGCGAGGGCCGTCCGGTCGGTCTGGGCGAGGGTGGCACCGGGAGGCAATTCCAGCTTCAGAATCGACTGGGCGCGGTCGGTGGTGGCAAGAAAGCCCGAAGGAATCAGGGGGGCGAGTAACAGGGTGCCTGCGAAGAAGGCAAAGGCAGCAAGCAGGGTCGCGATCCGGTGCGCCAGCGCCCATTCGAGCACCCGGCGATAGGCGCGGACATACCAGCTGGCCCGCTCGGGCGTCGGCAGAGCCTTGAGCATATAGGCGGCCATCAGCGGTGTGACCAGGCGGGCGACTAAAAGCGAGAAGAGCACCGCCGCCACCACCGTGAAGCCGAACTGGCCAAAGAACTGGCCGGGGACGCCGCCCATAAAGCCCACGGGCACAAAGACGGCCACGATCGTCATCGTCGTCGCCACGACTGCAAGGCCAATCTCGTCGGCGGCGTCGAGGGCGGCCTGAAAGGCTGTCTTGCCCATCTTGATGTGGCGGACGATATTCTCGATTTCGACGATCGCGTCGTCTACGAGAATCCCCACCACCAGCGCCAGCGCCAGCAGGCTGAGGTTGTTGAGGCTGTAGCCTAAAAGCTTCATCACCGCGAAGGTGGGAATTGCCGAGAGGGGCATCGCTGCCCCGGCGATAAAGGTGGCCCGTCCGTCTCTTAAAAAAAGATAGACGACCACGATCGCAAGCACTCCCCCCAGCCAGAGCGCTTCTACCGAGGCGTCGAAGTTTTCGTGGACGTAGCGCACAGAAGTCGAGACCAGTTCAAAGCGCGTATCGGGAAATTGCTTCTCAAGTTCGGCGATCTTTTGCTGGACGCCCTCCTCGACTACCACCTCCGAGCTGCCGTTGGCGCGCAATACCGAGAAGGCGACCACCGGACGGCCACCCATCCGGGCAATCTGGCGCGCTTCGGCGGTAGCGTCGGTGACGCTGCCCAACTCACCCAGGGCGATGCGCCGTCCCCCAGAAAGGGCAATTTCGGTGCTGCGCAGTCCTTCGACCGTGAGAGCGCTGCCCAGGGTGCGGATCGTCTGCTCGCGGCTGCCCACCTCGCCCCGGCCCCCCGGCACGTTCAAATTCAGCTCGCGCACCTGGCGGTTGACCTCTCCGGCGGTGATACCGAGGGCAAACAGCCGATCCGGGTCGAGGTCGATTCTCACTTCGCGGTTCACCCCGCCGACGCGCTGCACCTGCGAGACGCCATCGACGGCGAGCAGGGCGCGGTTTACCTCGTCATCGACAAACCAGCTCAGCTGCTCGACGGTGCGCCGATTGGAGGCGACCGAGTAGATAAGAAGCGGCCCACCGACAAAATCGACCCGCCCCACCACGGGCTCGTCGATGTCTTGAGGCAGATTGGAGCGAATCTTGGTCACCGCGTCGCGCACGTCGTTGACGGCCCGGTCGGTGTTGGTGCCCAGGACAAATTCGACCGTCGTCGTCGAAATACCGTCTTTGATTGTCGAGCGCAGGTGCTCGACGTTTTCGATCCCAGCGACGGCATCCTCGACTTTGCGGGTCACCTGGCTTTCCAGCTCCGCCGGGGCGGCTCCTGACTGGGTGATTGTTACCGAAACCGTCGGGACATCGACGTTGGGATTCTCGTTGATCTGCAACTGGCTGAAGCCCAGACTGCCCGCCAGCACCAGGGCGATAAAAAGAACAGCCGTGATAATCGGGTTGCGGATGGACCAGGCGGAGAGGTTGCTGTTCACGACGCCCCTCCGATCACCCGTACTGGATCGCCATCTTTGAGATAACCCGCTCCGGAGAGGACCACCGGCTGCCCGGCCACCAGGCCCGAGCGGATCTCTACCTGCCCATCGCGCCGCTCACCGGTAATCACTTCCCGGCGCACCGCCTTGTGTCCCTCGACGACAAAGACAAAGGGCCGGGCGTCCTTGTAAAGCACCGCCGCCTCCGGAACAGCGAGCGCTTCGGCGGTACCCAGTTGCAGCAGACCGCGCACGAACATGCCGGGATGCAACCGGGGGCTGGCCGGCAAATCGATGCGCACCTGGGCGTCGCGGCTCTGGGCGTCCACCGCCGGGGCAATCTCGCGCACGCGGGCCTGGTAGGTCTTCTGCGGCTCGGCGTCGGTACGCACCTGCACCGGCTGCCCGGTTCGGATCGCTGTGAGATGCACCTCCGGCACCTCCGCCTGCAATTCAAGGCGACCGTCGCGCACGAGCATAAAAAGCGCCGAGGCGGCTAGAGGACTCACTACACTCCCCAGCTTCGCCTGCCGCTTGCTGATGAACCCATCTGCCGGAGCGACGACCCGCGTCTGGGCAAGCATCGCCTGCAGTTCCTCCAGGTGAGCCTGGGCGCGGGCCAGATCGCTTGTCGCCACAGCGATGGCCTGGAGGGCGGCGCTCGTGCGCGCCTGGGAAGTATCGGCAGTGGTGCGCCGTGCCTCCGCTTCGAGGGAGCTAATCGCCCCCTCTTGCACCAGCGCCTCGAAGCGGTTGCGGTTATTCATCGCCTCGCGCTCCTGGGCCCGCGCTTCCTGATAACTTGCCTGCTGCTGGGCAATGAGAGCCCGGTTGCGGGCGATGTCCGCTTTTACCTGCCGGATCTGTGCCTGCAGGGGCCGGTCGTTGAGCTGGGCCAGAAGTTGCCCCCGCCGCACGTGCTCCCCCTCCTGGGCTGCGATCCGCTCGATGCGCAATCCGGTCGTCTCAGCACCGATCGGTAGCTCGTCCCAGGCGGCGATCGAGCCTGTAACCAGCAGTGTTCTTGGAAAAATTGCCCGCCGCACCGGCTGAACGGTGATGCTCTGCCCCGCTGGAGCCGAAGAAGCGACCGGTGCTGTCTTTGCTCCTGGCCGACTCAGAGCCCAGGCAAGGGCGACGAGGGCAACCAGACCGGCCCCCGCCGCTCCCCGCACAAGCCAGCTTTGCCCCCTGGTTGCACCCTGGCCATTTTCCACCGCCCCAGCCTGGGGCGGCACATCGACTTGTTGAAGAGATGGACGCATTCCCGCTTCTCCCATTGCGAAGTAGCCGCCCGGCCCGTAGCCTGCGGTGGTCGTTATCCAGTTGCTAAAAACAGTCCTGCCCGACAGCAGGGATTAATACAAGCAAAAGCTCACATTCGCAGAATATGAGTTGTTGCTCGTATTTGTCAAGGGCGATAATCTGGAGACATGAGCGCTCAACAGACAAAAACAGCGGCGATGCGCCGCACGCCCCAACAGGAGCGGGGCCGCCAGCGGGTCGATGCCATTCTCGACGCGGCGGCGGTCGTCTTTGCCGAAGTTGGCTATGAGGCAGCGACCACCAACGCCATCGCCGCCCGTGCCCACACCTCGATCGGTTCTCTCTACCAGTTTTTTCCAGACAAGCTCGCGATCTTCCAGGCTCTCGACGAGCGCTACTGTGAGCAGTGCTACGCGCTGAGCGCAGAGGTCTTTTCTCCCCAAAAGGCGCGCCTGCCCCTGGCTACAATGATCGGCGAACTCATCGATGCGTTTGCCGGTTTCTATGCCCAGCCAGGTTTTCGCGTCGTGCTCACCCAGAATCCGACTGCCCGCTTCAATCCCTGCGAGGAAGACAAAAGCCTCAAGCAGGAGATCGTCCGGTTGCTCGCGGCACTGCTCTCGGCGCGCAACCCAAAGCTGCCTCCCGAGGAGTGCGACCTGCTGGCCGATGTTTGCCGCCGCATCGCCACCACTTTATTGCTGGCCGGTGTGCTCGGCGACGAGGCGTACCGCCAGCAGATGATTGCCCAGACCAAGTGCGTGCTCGTCGCCTATCTTGAACCCCATCTGGAACCAAAAAACACGACATCCTCTGCCTGTCCAGACGGGATCGATCGCCGCTAAAGGGGCTCTTCAGTACTTCAAGGAGGCGAAAACCTCGTGATAGGGTACCAGTCCTGCAACCGCATGACTGATCTGTCTTGCAACGCGTGGGTTTTGTTTCATCAGCCAGATCAACACCGTATTCATCAGTGAAAATCTTCTGAACGCTTTAATTTTTAGACCCGCTCGCAGGTCCGCCTCAAAACGAGATTGATAAAGATACTGCCAGTTTTTTGCGGCGGCGGCTGGATTCGCACTCATATTGATTGCCTGGGAAACATACAGCCCGCTTAATATGGCATTTGCGATGCCTTCCCCGGTCAGGGGGTCAGTCAGATTCGCAGCATCGCCAATCTTTAGAATATTGCGCTCGCTGACGCGGTTCCCTTTTTGAGCGGTCGCCAGCGGATAAACTTGAGGAATGTCCCGGTGAACAGCCTTACTCAGCAGATGGCAAGCCTGGCGATTGCTCCGGATGAATTGCTCGAACAGACGAATCACATTGATAGTAGTCTTTGGCCGGTCATCCAACCAGACCCCCAGCCCGACATTAAATTTTACATACTCCCCCTGGGTGGAAACCGGAAAGATCCAGCCATAGCCGGTGGCACCCAGGTGTCGATCGAAGTGGATCTGCGCTTCCGTCAGGTCCAACTCCAGTCGCTCCTGACGGCGGAGCGTCCAGTAGGCACGAATAGCAATTGCTGTCACCTGTCCTGCATAAACTCCGCGCGCATCGATTAAGTAGTCGAACGTTTCAGACAGGTGCTGAAGCTGGGGAGTGTGTTTGTGAACGAGCTGAACAAGGGGAAGGCAACCTGCACTAAGTGCTTTATCGTATAAGAACTGGTCAAAGAAGACACGAGGAATGCAGTACGCCTCCAGGGTCGTCGCTTCACTGTGGGAAATCTGATTGGAAACCCCCAGAAAAAAATGGCGAATTGGGGCGTATTCAGCAAGTTGTCGTCTCAGATCTTGAGGATAGATACCCATCGTAGAGAGAGCCTGAACGGATTCGAGGCTGATTCCATCCCCACAAACTTTATCTCTTGGAAAGGCGCTCTTATCGATCAAAGTCACCTCATGCCCACTTTTGGCAAGGTGATAACCGGCTGAACAACCGGCTGGGCCTGCTCCGACAACCGCGATCCTGGCCATGTCACTTTCCTACTGTGTTGAATGGGAGGCAAGCAAACCCTGCTGAAAGAAAAAGGAAGCGGGACTGCCGTCCGGAATCAATCGTGTTGCAATCTTTTGAACCGCTCCTTGCTTACTTACTTTCTCGC harbors:
- a CDS encoding efflux RND transporter permease subunit — translated: MNSNLSAWSIRNPIITAVLFIALVLAGSLGFSQLQINENPNVDVPTVSVTITQSGAAPAELESQVTRKVEDAVAGIENVEHLRSTIKDGISTTTVEFVLGTNTDRAVNDVRDAVTKIRSNLPQDIDEPVVGRVDFVGGPLLIYSVASNRRTVEQLSWFVDDEVNRALLAVDGVSQVQRVGGVNREVRIDLDPDRLFALGITAGEVNRQVRELNLNVPGGRGEVGSREQTIRTLGSALTVEGLRSTEIALSGGRRIALGELGSVTDATAEARQIARMGGRPVVAFSVLRANGSSEVVVEEGVQQKIAELEKQFPDTRFELVSTSVRYVHENFDASVEALWLGGVLAIVVVYLFLRDGRATFIAGAAMPLSAIPTFAVMKLLGYSLNNLSLLALALVVGILVDDAIVEIENIVRHIKMGKTAFQAALDAADEIGLAVVATTMTIVAVFVPVGFMGGVPGQFFGQFGFTVVAAVLFSLLVARLVTPLMAAYMLKALPTPERASWYVRAYRRVLEWALAHRIATLLAAFAFFAGTLLLAPLIPSGFLATTDRAQSILKLELPPGATLAQTDRTALALVRTLGRRPEVRDIFYSVGDQGEVRLATLFINLKPRDERQLSQQQFEKAIRPLLAGVPGARLSFSVGFRGGKEVSIILTSEDRAILEHTAEQLNSQMRTLPGLANVSSTASLLRPELLIQPRFSKAADLGVSVQQIGLTAKIATLGDIDANLAKFNLGERQIPIRVQLDPRYRNDLQVIRNLRLDTAAGRSVPLETVAEVSVGSGSAQIDRYDRSRQISIEANLDGLQLGPALKRIYALPVMEHLPDSVRLVRSGDVDLQDQVSARFGTALGFGVLLIYAVLVLLFGNFFHPLTIMAALPLSIGGALIGLLVSGKALVLPALIGILMLMGIVTKNSILLVEYTLVLRNQEGLSRKQALLEAGIDRLQPILMTTIAMIAGMLPIALGIGAGSEFRSPMAVAVVGGLFTSTLLTLVVIPVLFTYIDDWQTWFTRRFTRPLPQGQPLENPAQQ
- a CDS encoding efflux RND transporter periplasmic adaptor subunit; translated protein: MRPSLQQVDVPPQAGAVENGQGATRGQSWLVRGAAGAGLVALVALAWALSRPGAKTAPVASSAPAGQSITVQPVRRAIFPRTLLVTGSIAAWDELPIGAETTGLRIERIAAQEGEHVRRGQLLAQLNDRPLQAQIRQVKADIARNRALIAQQQASYQEARAQEREAMNNRNRFEALVQEGAISSLEAEARRTTADTSQARTSAALQAIAVATSDLARAQAHLEELQAMLAQTRVVAPADGFISKRQAKLGSVVSPLAASALFMLVRDGRLELQAEVPEVHLTAIRTGQPVQVRTDAEPQKTYQARVREIAPAVDAQSRDAQVRIDLPASPRLHPGMFVRGLLQLGTAEALAVPEAAVLYKDARPFVFVVEGHKAVRREVITGERRDGQVEIRSGLVAGQPVVLSGAGYLKDGDPVRVIGGAS
- a CDS encoding TetR/AcrR family transcriptional regulator, which codes for MSAQQTKTAAMRRTPQQERGRQRVDAILDAAAVVFAEVGYEAATTNAIAARAHTSIGSLYQFFPDKLAIFQALDERYCEQCYALSAEVFSPQKARLPLATMIGELIDAFAGFYAQPGFRVVLTQNPTARFNPCEEDKSLKQEIVRLLAALLSARNPKLPPEECDLLADVCRRIATTLLLAGVLGDEAYRQQMIAQTKCVLVAYLEPHLEPKNTTSSACPDGIDRR
- a CDS encoding NAD(P)/FAD-dependent oxidoreductase, with the protein product MARIAVVGAGPAGCSAGYHLAKSGHEVTLIDKSAFPRDKVCGDGISLESVQALSTMGIYPQDLRRQLAEYAPIRHFFLGVSNQISHSEATTLEAYCIPRVFFDQFLYDKALSAGCLPLVQLVHKHTPQLQHLSETFDYLIDARGVYAGQVTAIAIRAYWTLRRQERLELDLTEAQIHFDRHLGATGYGWIFPVSTQGEYVKFNVGLGVWLDDRPKTTINVIRLFEQFIRSNRQACHLLSKAVHRDIPQVYPLATAQKGNRVSERNILKIGDAANLTDPLTGEGIANAILSGLYVSQAINMSANPAAAAKNWQYLYQSRFEADLRAGLKIKAFRRFSLMNTVLIWLMKQNPRVARQISHAVAGLVPYHEVFASLKY